CCGCAGTCCGTTTCCTCTTCCAGGCAGTATGCGGCATCGCGATGTTCGCTTACTTCGTCTGGGGTGTGCAGATTCTTTGGGGTATCTGATTCATGGCTAACATTCCAACTATTTCCTTCGACGCCATCATTATTGGTGGCGGCGGTGCCGGCATGCGCGCTGCGCTGCAGCTGGCCCAGGGCGGTCACAAGACTGCCGTGATCACCAAGGTGTTCCCGACGCGTTCGCACACCGTATCGGCCCAGGGTGGCATCACCTGCGCCATCGCCTCCGCCGATCCGAACGATGACTGGCGCTGGCACATGTACGATACCGTCAAGGGTTCCGACTACATCGGTGACCAGGACGCTATCGAATACATGTGTCAGGAAGGCCCGGCAGCGGTGTTCGAGCTGGACCACATGGGTCTGCCGTTCTCCCGCACCGAGCAAGGCCGTATCTATCAGCGTCCATTCGGCGGCCAGTCGAAGGATTACGGCAAAGGCGGGCAGGCTGCCCGTACCTGCGCTGCATCCGACCGTACCGGTCACGCGCTGCTGCACACCCTTTATCAGGGCAACCTGAAAGCCGGTACCACGTTCCTGAACGAGTACTACGCTGTCGATCTGGTGAAGAACGGCAAGGGCGAGTTCGTCGGTGTGATCGCCATCTGCATCGAAACCGGTGAAACTACCTACATTCGTGCCAAGGCTACCGTGCTGGCGACCGGCGGTGCAGGCCGTATCTACGCGTCCACCACCAACGCCCTGATCAACACCGGTGACGGCGTCGGCATGGCCCTGCGTGCAGGCGTGCCGGTACAGGACATCGAAATGTGGCAGTTCCACCCCACCGGCATCGCCGGTGCCGGTGTACTGGTTACAGAAGGTTGCCGTGGTGAAGGTGGTTACCTGATCAACAAGCACGGCGAGCGTTTCATGGAGCGTTATGCGCCGAACGCGAAAGACCTTGCCGGTCGTGACGTTGTGGCTCGCTCGATGGTTAAAGAAATCATCGCCGGCAACGGCTGTGGGCCGAACGGCGACCACGTACTGCTCAAACTCGATCACCTGGGCGAAGAAGTGCTGCACAGCCGTCTTCCAGGTATCTGCGAGCTGTCCAAGACCTTTGCTCACGTTGACCCGGTGGTTGCTCCGGTTCCGGTGGTTCCGACCTGCCACTATATGATGGGCGGCGTGCCGACCAACATTCACGGCCAGGCGATCACTCAGAATGCCGAAGGCGTGGACGAAATCATTCACGGCTTGTTTGCGGTAGGCGAAGTGGCTTGCGTATCGGTTCACGGTGCCAACCGTCTGGGCGGCAACTCGCTGCTCGATCTGGTGGTATTCGGCCGCGCTGCCGGCCTGCACCTGGAAAAAGCCCTGACCGACGGCATCGAATACGATGACGCCACCGACGCCAACATCGAAGCTGCGCTGGCGCGTCTGAACGCTCTGAACGAGCGCACTGATGGCGAAGACGTGGCAACCCTGCGTCGCGAGCTGCAAAGCTGCATGCAGAACTACTTCGGTGTGTTCCGTACCGGCGAATACATGCAAAAGGGTATCGCCCAGCTGGCCGACCTGCGCACGCGCATCGGCAACGTCAAGATCAACGACAAGAGCCAGGCGTTCAACACCGCTCGTATCGAAGCCCTTGAGCTGCAAAACCTGCTGGAAGTGGCTGAAGCGACGGCGATCGCCGCCGAGGTTCGCAAGGAGTCCCGTGGTGCCCACGCCCGTGAAGACTTTGAAGACCGCGACGACGAGAACTGGTTGTGCCATACCCTGTACTTCCCGGGTGACAAGCGCGTGACCAAGCGTGCCGTGAACTTCTCGCCGAAGACGGTGCCGACGTTTGAACCGAAGATTCGGACTTACTAAGGGTGGCTGCCATGTTGAAAGTCAGTGTTTATCGCTACAACCCTGATCAGGACGCCGCGCCGTTCATGCAGGAATTCCAGGTCGATACCGGCGGTAAAGACCTGATGGTGCTGGATGTACTGGCACTGATCAAAGAGCAGGACGAAGGTTTTTCCTATCGTCGCTCTTGCCGCGAAGGTGTGTGCGGTTCCGACGGCATGAACATCAACGGCAAGAACGGCCTGGCGTGCATCACGCCGCTGTCGGCCGTGGTCAAGGGCAACAAGCTGATCGTTCGTCCACTGCCAGGTTTGCCGGTTATCCGTGACCTGGTCGTCGATATGAGCATCTTCTACAAGCAATACGAGAAAGTTAAGCCGTTCCTGCAGAACGACACGCCGGCTCCGGCCATCGAGCGTCTGCAGTCCCCGGAAGAGCGCGAAAAACTCGACGGCCTGTACGAGTGCATCCTGTGCGCTTGCTGCTCGACGTCGTGCCCGTCCTTCTGGTGGAACCCGGACAAGTTCCTGGGCCCTGCTGCGCTGCTGCAAGCCTATCGCTTCCTGGCAGACAGCCGTGACACCAAGACGTCCGAGCGTCTGGCTTCACTGGATGACCCATTCAGCGTATTCCGCTGCCGCGGGATCATGAACTGCGTCAACGTATGTCCTAAAGGCCTGAACCCGACTAAGGCCATTGGTCACATCCGTAACATGCTGCTGCAGAGCGGCGTGTAACTGACGTTGCAGTAAAAGCAGGACCGTTGTGCCCGTAAATGCTGCGGCGCAGGCTTCAACCGGCGCCGTAGTTTTAACTTGAGCAGCGACTTACAAAGCCGCGGCTCTTATTTTGAAGAAATGAGACAAGCAGGGGCATTCGGGTTGGTACCCGAACTATCAGCGTGATCCTAGTGGCTTGTTCTGGTCGCTGCACTTGGCCTTTTGCAAGCAGACTCGGTGTTTTCGCCGGTGGTGTCCCCAAATCGAGGGTGACCAAGCATGCAAGAAAGCGTGATGCAGCGCATGTGGAACAGCGGCTATCTTTCAGGTGGTAACGCTGCCTATGTGGAAGAGCTTTATGAGCTCTACCTGCACGACCCTAACGCTGTGCCAGAAGAATGGCGCACCAAATTTCAGACGTTGTCTTCAGACGGCAACGCTGCCACCGATGTATCGCATGCTGCGATTCGCGATCATTTCGTGCTGCTGGCAAAGAACCAGCGCCGCGCCCAGCCGGTTTCCGCCGGTAGCGTGAGCAGTGAGCACGAGAAGAAGCAAGTTGAAGTACTGCGACTGATCCAGGCTTACCGGATGCGCGGCCACCAGGCGGCCCAGCTTGACCCGCTGGGGCTCTGGCAGCGTCCTGCACCTGCTGACCTGTCGATCAATCATTACGGCTTGACCAATGCCGATCTTGATACGACCTTCCGTGCCGGCGACCTGTTCATCGGCAAAGAGGAAGCGAGCCTACGCGAAATTCACGAAGCGTTGCAGCAGACATATTGCCGCACCATCGGCGCTGAGTTCACGCACATCACCGATTCCGAGCAGCGTCAGTGGTTCCAGCATCGCCTGGAAGGCGTGCGTGGCCGTCCGGTATTGTCCGCCGAGGTGCGCAGCCACCTGCTTGAGCGCGTGACCGCCGCTGAAGGTCTCGAAAAATACCTGGGTACCAAATACCCGGGCACCAAGCGTTTTGGCCTGGAAGGCGGCGAAAGCCTGATTCCGATGCTCGACGAACTGATCCAGCGTTCCGGTTCCTACGGCACCAAGGAAGTCGTGATCGGCATGGCCCACCGTGGTCGCCTGAACGTGTTGGTCAACACCTTCGGCAAGAACCCGCGCGAGCTGTTCGACGAGTTCGAAGGCAAGAAGAAGGTCGAGCTGGGTTCCGGCGACGTCAAGTATCACCAGGGCTTCTCGTCCAACGTGATGACCACCGGCGGTGAAGTTCACCTGGCCATGGCCTTCAACCCATCCCACCTGGAAATCGTTTCTCCAGTGGTCGAGGGTTCGGTTCGTGCTCGCCAGGATCGTCGCAACGACACCACCGGTGAAAAGGTTCTGCCGATTTCCATCCACGGTGACGCGGCGTTCGCCGGTCAGGGCGTGGTCCTGGAAACATTCCAGATGTCGCAGACTCGCGGCTTCAAGACCGGCGGCACCGTTCACATCGTTATCAACAACCAGGTCGGCTTCACCATCAGCAACCCGCTGGATGCGCGCTCCACCGAGTACGCCACCGACGTTGCCAAGATGATCCAGGCGCCGATCCTGCATGTGAATGGCGATGATCCGGAAGCCGTACTGTTCGTGACCCAACTGGCTGTCGACTACCGCATGCAGTTCAAGCGTGACGTGGTGATCGACCTGGTGTGCTACCGCCGTCGCGGTCACAACGAAGCGGACGAGCCTAGCGGCACCCAGCCGTTGATGTACCAGCAGATCACCAAGCAGCGCACCACCCGTGAGCTGTACGCCGAAAGCCTGACCAAGGCCGGTGTGTTGGATGATGCGCGTGTGCAGGCAAAGATCGACGAATACCGCAATGCGCTGGATAACGGCCTGCATGTGGTGAAAAGCCTGGTCAAGGAGCCGAACAAAGAGCTGTTCGTTGACTGGCGTCCGTACCTGGGTCACACCTGGACCGCGCGCCATGACACCAGCTTTGACTTGAAGACCTTGCAGGAGTTGTCTGCCAAGTTGCTGGAAATCCCTGAAGGGTTCGTGGTTCAGCGCCAGGTGGCGAAGATCTACGAAGACCGTCAGAAGATGCAAGCCGGCGGCCTGCCGATCAACTGGGGTTACGCCGAAACCATGGCGTATGCGACCCTGGCGTTCGAAGGTCACCCGATCCGCATGACCGGCCAGGACATCGGCCGTGGTACGTTCTCGCACCGTCATGCGGTATTGCACAACCAGAAAGACGCGGGCACCTACATCCCGTTGCAGAACCTGTACGCAGGCCAGCCACGTTTCGACCTGTACGACTCGTTCCTGTCCGAGGAAGCCGTACTGGCGTTCGAATACGGCTATTCCACCACCACGCCTAACGCGCTGGTGATCTGGGAAGCCCAGTTCGGCGACTTCGCCAACGGTGCCCAGGTGGTTATCGACCAGTTCATCACCAGCGGCGAGCACAAGTGGGGCCGTCTGTGCGGTCTGACCATGTTGCTGCCACACGGTTATGAAGGTCAGGGCCCTGAGCACTCCTCGGCCCGTCTGGAGCGTTACCTGCAGCTGTGCGCCGAGCACAACATTCAGGTATGCGTGCCGACGACCCCGGCGCAGATTTACCACTTGCTGCGTCGCCAGGTGATTCGTCCGCTGCGCAAGCCGCTGGTCGTGCTGACTCCGAAATCGCTGTTGCGTCACAAACTGGCCGTTTCGACCCTGGAAGATCTGGCCGAAGGTTCGTTCCAGACCGTTATTCCGGAAATCGATACGCTGGACGCCGCCAAGGTCACTCGCCTGATCCTGTGCAGCGGCAAGGTCTATTACGATCTGCTGGAAAAACGCCGTGCCGAAGGCCGCGAAGACATCGCCATCGTGCGTATCGAGCAGCTTTATCCGTTCCCGGAAGATGACCTCATGGAGATCATCGCGCCTTACACCAACCTCACGAATGCAGTGTGGTGTCAGGAAGAACCGATGAACCAGGGCGCGTGGTACAGCAGCCAGCATCACCTGCGTCGCAGCATCGGCAACCACAACAGGTCCCTGGGCCTGGAGTACGCCGGTCGTGATGCGTCTGCTGCACCTGCCTGTGGTTATGCATCGATGCACGCCGAGCAGCAGGAAAAACTGCTGCAAGCTGCTTTCACTGTTTAACGCCTTCGCGCTGACTGAAACCGAATTTTAAGGACCTACAGATAATGGCTATCGAAATCAAAGCCCCGTCATTCCCGGAATCGGTTGCCGATGGCACCGTTGCCACCTGGCACAAGAAACCAGGCGAGGCCGTCAAGCGTGACGACCTGATCGTCGACATCGAAACTGACAAAGTCGTGCTGGAAGTGCTGGCCGAAGCCGACGGCGTGCTGGGCGCCATCGTGGCGGAAGAGGGCGCTACCGTTCTGTCGAACCAGGTACTGGGCTCGATCGAAGAGGGCAGCGCTGCTGCTCCTGCTCCTGCTGCCGCCGCACCGGCTGCTGCTTCCGCGCCTGCCGCCGCTCCGGCTGCGGGTGGCGAAGATCCGATCGCCGCACCGGCTGCGCGTCAGCTGGCTGATGAGAACGGTATCAACCTGGCGTCCATCAAGGGCACCGGTAAAGACGGCCGTGTCACCAAGGAAGACGTGGTGGCTGCAGTTGAAGCCAAGAAAAACGCTCCGGCGGCCGCGCCTGCCAAACCAGCCGCTCCTGCTGCCGCTGCGCCTGTGTTTGCCGCTGGCGACCGCACCGAGAAGCGCGTACCGATGACTCGTGTGCGTGCCACCGTGGCCAAGCGCCTGGTCGAAGCACAGTCAAACATGGCGATGCTGACCACCTTCAACGAAGTCGACATGACTGAAGTCATGGCGTTGCGTTCGAAGTACAAGGACCTCTTTGAGAAGAGCCATAACGGCGTGCGTTTGGGCTTCATGTCGTTCTTCGTGAAAGCG
This genomic stretch from Pseudomonas orientalis harbors:
- the sdhA gene encoding succinate dehydrogenase flavoprotein subunit — its product is MANIPTISFDAIIIGGGGAGMRAALQLAQGGHKTAVITKVFPTRSHTVSAQGGITCAIASADPNDDWRWHMYDTVKGSDYIGDQDAIEYMCQEGPAAVFELDHMGLPFSRTEQGRIYQRPFGGQSKDYGKGGQAARTCAASDRTGHALLHTLYQGNLKAGTTFLNEYYAVDLVKNGKGEFVGVIAICIETGETTYIRAKATVLATGGAGRIYASTTNALINTGDGVGMALRAGVPVQDIEMWQFHPTGIAGAGVLVTEGCRGEGGYLINKHGERFMERYAPNAKDLAGRDVVARSMVKEIIAGNGCGPNGDHVLLKLDHLGEEVLHSRLPGICELSKTFAHVDPVVAPVPVVPTCHYMMGGVPTNIHGQAITQNAEGVDEIIHGLFAVGEVACVSVHGANRLGGNSLLDLVVFGRAAGLHLEKALTDGIEYDDATDANIEAALARLNALNERTDGEDVATLRRELQSCMQNYFGVFRTGEYMQKGIAQLADLRTRIGNVKINDKSQAFNTARIEALELQNLLEVAEATAIAAEVRKESRGAHAREDFEDRDDENWLCHTLYFPGDKRVTKRAVNFSPKTVPTFEPKIRTY
- a CDS encoding succinate dehydrogenase iron-sulfur subunit, whose amino-acid sequence is MLKVSVYRYNPDQDAAPFMQEFQVDTGGKDLMVLDVLALIKEQDEGFSYRRSCREGVCGSDGMNINGKNGLACITPLSAVVKGNKLIVRPLPGLPVIRDLVVDMSIFYKQYEKVKPFLQNDTPAPAIERLQSPEEREKLDGLYECILCACCSTSCPSFWWNPDKFLGPAALLQAYRFLADSRDTKTSERLASLDDPFSVFRCRGIMNCVNVCPKGLNPTKAIGHIRNMLLQSGV
- a CDS encoding 2-oxoglutarate dehydrogenase E1 component; translation: MQESVMQRMWNSGYLSGGNAAYVEELYELYLHDPNAVPEEWRTKFQTLSSDGNAATDVSHAAIRDHFVLLAKNQRRAQPVSAGSVSSEHEKKQVEVLRLIQAYRMRGHQAAQLDPLGLWQRPAPADLSINHYGLTNADLDTTFRAGDLFIGKEEASLREIHEALQQTYCRTIGAEFTHITDSEQRQWFQHRLEGVRGRPVLSAEVRSHLLERVTAAEGLEKYLGTKYPGTKRFGLEGGESLIPMLDELIQRSGSYGTKEVVIGMAHRGRLNVLVNTFGKNPRELFDEFEGKKKVELGSGDVKYHQGFSSNVMTTGGEVHLAMAFNPSHLEIVSPVVEGSVRARQDRRNDTTGEKVLPISIHGDAAFAGQGVVLETFQMSQTRGFKTGGTVHIVINNQVGFTISNPLDARSTEYATDVAKMIQAPILHVNGDDPEAVLFVTQLAVDYRMQFKRDVVIDLVCYRRRGHNEADEPSGTQPLMYQQITKQRTTRELYAESLTKAGVLDDARVQAKIDEYRNALDNGLHVVKSLVKEPNKELFVDWRPYLGHTWTARHDTSFDLKTLQELSAKLLEIPEGFVVQRQVAKIYEDRQKMQAGGLPINWGYAETMAYATLAFEGHPIRMTGQDIGRGTFSHRHAVLHNQKDAGTYIPLQNLYAGQPRFDLYDSFLSEEAVLAFEYGYSTTTPNALVIWEAQFGDFANGAQVVIDQFITSGEHKWGRLCGLTMLLPHGYEGQGPEHSSARLERYLQLCAEHNIQVCVPTTPAQIYHLLRRQVIRPLRKPLVVLTPKSLLRHKLAVSTLEDLAEGSFQTVIPEIDTLDAAKVTRLILCSGKVYYDLLEKRRAEGREDIAIVRIEQLYPFPEDDLMEIIAPYTNLTNAVWCQEEPMNQGAWYSSQHHLRRSIGNHNRSLGLEYAGRDASAAPACGYASMHAEQQEKLLQAAFTV
- the odhB gene encoding 2-oxoglutarate dehydrogenase complex dihydrolipoyllysine-residue succinyltransferase translates to MAIEIKAPSFPESVADGTVATWHKKPGEAVKRDDLIVDIETDKVVLEVLAEADGVLGAIVAEEGATVLSNQVLGSIEEGSAAAPAPAAAAPAAASAPAAAPAAGGEDPIAAPAARQLADENGINLASIKGTGKDGRVTKEDVVAAVEAKKNAPAAAPAKPAAPAAAAPVFAAGDRTEKRVPMTRVRATVAKRLVEAQSNMAMLTTFNEVDMTEVMALRSKYKDLFEKSHNGVRLGFMSFFVKAATEALKRFPAVNASIDGADIVYHGYADIGVAVSSDRGLVVPVLRNAELMSLAEIEGGIAGFGKKARDGKLTIDEMTGGTFTITNGGTFGSMMSTPIVNPPQAAILGMHNIIQRPMAINGQVVIRPMMYLALSYDHRLIDGKEAVTFLVTIKNLLEDPARLLLDI